A genomic region of Bacillota bacterium contains the following coding sequences:
- a CDS encoding 2-oxoacid:acceptor oxidoreductase subunit alpha: MPQPRLMQGNEACVEGALEAGLRFFAGYPITPSTEVAEMLAERLPRVGGVFIQMEDEIGSMAAVIGASLAGVRAMTATSGPGFSLKQENIGYAAVTETPCVVVNVQRVGPSTGMPTSPAQGDVMQARWGTHGDHPVVVLSPSSVLETYVLTIKAFSIADDLRIPVILLSDEVIGHMRERVVLPEPGAIPRGERPRAGTAPADVPPMRHFGEGRKVLVTGLYHDPSGFWTEDPGEADRLIRRLCGKVESRREQLTMVDRWYLDDARVVVLAYGCAARTALRAVRLARERGRPVGMLRPACLWPFPRREVEEISHRVDVIVVPEMNLGQVVGEVERAACGRCRVVGYSRVDSELIRPEELLAVLEGV, translated from the coding sequence ATGCCACAACCCCGGCTCATGCAGGGTAACGAGGCTTGCGTGGAGGGGGCCCTGGAAGCAGGGTTGCGCTTCTTCGCCGGGTATCCCATCACCCCGTCCACCGAGGTCGCCGAGATGCTGGCCGAGCGCCTACCCCGGGTGGGGGGCGTTTTCATTCAAATGGAGGATGAGATCGGGAGCATGGCGGCGGTGATCGGTGCCTCTCTGGCCGGGGTGCGGGCCATGACCGCCACCTCGGGTCCTGGCTTTTCCCTGAAGCAGGAGAACATCGGCTATGCCGCCGTTACGGAGACTCCCTGCGTGGTGGTGAATGTGCAGCGGGTGGGGCCATCCACCGGAATGCCCACGTCGCCCGCCCAGGGGGATGTGATGCAGGCCCGCTGGGGCACCCACGGCGATCATCCCGTGGTGGTGCTCTCACCCTCGTCGGTCTTGGAGACATATGTGCTCACCATCAAGGCTTTTTCCATCGCCGACGACTTGCGCATCCCGGTCATCCTGCTCTCGGACGAGGTGATCGGTCACATGCGGGAGCGGGTGGTGCTGCCCGAGCCCGGCGCCATTCCCCGGGGGGAGCGTCCGCGGGCGGGCACCGCCCCCGCCGATGTGCCTCCCATGAGGCACTTCGGCGAGGGCAGGAAGGTCCTGGTCACCGGGCTGTACCACGATCCCTCCGGCTTCTGGACCGAGGATCCCGGGGAGGCCGACCGCCTCATCCGGCGGCTGTGTGGCAAGGTGGAAAGCCGGCGGGAGCAGCTCACCATGGTGGACCGCTGGTATCTGGACGATGCCCGGGTGGTGGTTCTCGCCTACGGGTGCGCGGCCCGCACGGCCCTGCGGGCGGTGCGCCTGGCCCGGGAGCGGGGGCGTCCGGTGGGGATGTTGCGGCCGGCGTGCCTGTGGCCCTTCCCGCGGCGCGAGGTGGAGGAGATCTCCCACCGGGTGGACGTCATCGTGGTACCGGAGATGAACCTGGGCCAGGTGGTGGGCGAGGTAGAGCGGGCCGCCTGCGGCCGCTGCCGGGTCGTGGGCTACAGCCGGGTGGATTCGGAGCTCATCCGGCCCGAGGAGCTGCTGGCCGTGCTGGAGGGGGTGTAG
- a CDS encoding 4Fe-4S binding protein, with translation MPRKKASEIRVNDAWCKRCGICIAFCPTRVLEADAHGVPRVANLEACTVCTLCELRCPDFAIEVEEAGEETGAVAGGKAGEEARHATTPAHAG, from the coding sequence ATGCCCAGGAAAAAGGCGAGCGAGATCAGGGTGAACGATGCCTGGTGCAAGCGGTGCGGGATTTGCATCGCCTTCTGTCCCACCAGGGTACTGGAGGCCGATGCCCACGGTGTCCCCCGTGTGGCCAACCTGGAGGCGTGCACGGTGTGCACGCTCTGTGAGTTGCGCTGCCCCGACTTCGCCATCGAGGTGGAGGAAGCCGGGGAGGAGACGGGGGCAGTCGCCGGCGGGAAGGCGGGAGAGGAGGCCCGGCATGCCACAACCCCGGCTCATGCAGGGTAA
- a CDS encoding GntR family transcriptional regulator, with protein MRPLAKLDFQLDRCEGVPLYLQLKRYLEHLVRTGGLAPGDRLPTEREMARQLGLSRNTVSLAYRQLEAEGLVRCRQGSGTYVARGEEAWQSGGRRERLARLIDVCLEEAVNLGFDLDEFLSLAQARARERKEHLRRVRIAFVECNREQVDYFARQIHREMHLGPGVAVMPVLLDEWRNQPEAMARDLAGVEMVVTTFFHLQEVRAMMGNAGKQILAIGLDPDLTSIVRVARLPRGKKVGLVCISQTFADTVARSLQAAGIDHIQLVATTGRDPAELTTFLSGLGAVIVSPGRRREVERLLPRRIEVIEFVYRPDAGSLNLLRSALLDARRPA; from the coding sequence GTGAGGCCGTTGGCGAAACTCGACTTCCAGCTCGATCGGTGCGAAGGTGTGCCCCTGTACCTGCAGTTGAAGCGGTACCTGGAGCACCTGGTGCGTACCGGCGGTCTGGCTCCCGGGGACCGCCTGCCTACGGAGCGGGAAATGGCCCGTCAGCTCGGGCTCAGCCGCAACACGGTGAGCCTGGCATATCGCCAGCTGGAAGCGGAGGGGCTCGTCAGGTGCCGGCAGGGGAGCGGTACCTACGTGGCGCGGGGGGAGGAAGCCTGGCAGAGCGGCGGGCGCCGGGAGAGGCTGGCCCGGCTCATCGACGTGTGCCTGGAAGAGGCGGTCAATCTGGGTTTCGACCTGGACGAGTTCCTGTCCCTGGCTCAGGCCCGGGCCCGCGAACGCAAGGAGCACCTGCGCCGGGTGCGCATCGCCTTCGTGGAATGCAACCGCGAGCAGGTGGACTACTTCGCCCGCCAGATCCACCGGGAGATGCACCTGGGGCCCGGGGTGGCGGTGATGCCGGTCCTGCTCGACGAGTGGCGGAACCAGCCGGAAGCCATGGCCCGCGACCTGGCCGGAGTGGAGATGGTGGTGACCACCTTCTTTCACCTCCAGGAGGTCCGGGCCATGATGGGCAACGCGGGGAAGCAGATCCTGGCCATAGGGCTGGACCCGGACCTCACCAGTATCGTGCGGGTGGCCCGGCTCCCACGGGGGAAGAAAGTCGGGCTGGTCTGCATTTCCCAGACCTTTGCCGACACGGTGGCCCGGTCCCTGCAGGCGGCGGGTATCGACCACATCCAGCTGGTCGCCACCACCGGCCGCGACCCCGCCGAACTCACCACATTCCTGTCCGGATTGGGCGCAGTCATCGTTTCCCCCGGCCGCCGGAGGGAAGTGGAGAGGTTGCTCCCCAGGCGCATCGAGGTGATCGAGTTCGTCTACCGGCCCGACGCGGGCTCCCTGAATCTGTTGCGAAGTGCGCTCCTCGATGCGCGGCGCCCCGCCTGA
- the yajC gene encoding preprotein translocase subunit YajC: protein MASQQMVGILWIVLLFGLMWFLLIRPQQAQQRRRQQMIASVRAGDRIVTAGGIVGMVTAVRENSFLVRIADRVEVELQRSGVGYVMSSPGQEKEKGKEEGNKE from the coding sequence GTGGCAAGCCAGCAGATGGTGGGTATCCTGTGGATCGTCCTGTTGTTCGGCCTCATGTGGTTCCTCCTCATCAGGCCCCAGCAGGCGCAGCAGCGGCGCCGCCAGCAGATGATCGCCTCCGTCCGGGCGGGCGACCGCATCGTCACCGCCGGGGGGATCGTGGGCATGGTAACGGCCGTGCGGGAGAACTCGTTCCTGGTGCGCATCGCCGACCGGGTAGAGGTGGAGTTGCAGCGCAGCGGGGTGGGCTATGTCATGTCCTCCCCCGGCCAGGAGAAAGAGAAGGGCAAAGAGGAAGGAAACAAGGAGTGA
- the tgt gene encoding tRNA guanosine(34) transglycosylase Tgt has product MPKTCFLVEARSPNGAARAGVLRTARGEVPTPVFMPVGTLGAVKLLEPADLEGLGVRMILSNAYHLYLRPGADVVAGAGGLHGFMGWSRPMLTDSGGFQVFSLASFRRVTPEGVEFRSHLDGSLHFWTPEKVMDVQARLGADVVVPLDVCLPYPATREETQEAARLTAEWLRRSLARRAAAGLAGGSNRQLIFGIIQGGMWADLRRACAGEVADLPVDGFAVGGLSVGEPRSLTWEMVAAVKEVLPPGRPVYLMGVGAPADLVEAVKLGVDMMDSVFPTRMGRHGVAFTGAGRLQVRNAALARDDRPLEEGCDCPTCARYSRAYIRHLFTAGEALGGRLVSAHNVRFLTRLAEDLRRGILAGEESGLSFADEKEV; this is encoded by the coding sequence GTGCCCAAGACGTGCTTCCTGGTTGAGGCCCGAAGTCCCAACGGCGCGGCGCGGGCAGGGGTCTTGCGGACTGCCCGCGGAGAAGTCCCCACCCCCGTGTTCATGCCCGTGGGAACCCTGGGAGCGGTCAAGCTCCTTGAGCCTGCCGACCTGGAGGGCCTGGGCGTACGCATGATCCTGAGCAACGCCTATCACCTCTACCTGCGCCCGGGGGCCGACGTGGTGGCGGGAGCGGGGGGCCTGCACGGCTTCATGGGCTGGTCCCGCCCCATGCTGACCGACTCCGGAGGTTTCCAGGTGTTCAGCCTGGCCTCTTTCCGGCGCGTCACCCCGGAGGGGGTGGAGTTCCGCTCCCACCTGGACGGATCGCTGCACTTCTGGACGCCCGAGAAAGTGATGGACGTCCAGGCCAGGCTGGGGGCGGACGTGGTAGTTCCCCTGGATGTATGCCTTCCCTATCCGGCCACGCGGGAAGAGACGCAGGAAGCCGCACGGCTCACGGCGGAGTGGTTACGCCGATCGCTGGCCCGGCGGGCGGCGGCCGGTCTGGCGGGGGGCAGCAACCGCCAGCTAATCTTTGGTATAATCCAGGGAGGCATGTGGGCGGACCTGCGCCGCGCCTGCGCCGGGGAGGTGGCCGATCTCCCCGTGGACGGGTTCGCCGTGGGAGGGCTGTCGGTGGGCGAGCCCCGCTCCCTCACCTGGGAGATGGTGGCGGCTGTGAAGGAGGTGCTGCCCCCCGGGCGTCCCGTCTACCTGATGGGGGTGGGGGCCCCTGCGGACCTGGTGGAAGCGGTGAAGCTGGGAGTGGACATGATGGACTCGGTGTTCCCCACCCGCATGGGCCGTCACGGGGTGGCCTTCACCGGGGCGGGCAGGCTGCAGGTCAGAAACGCCGCTCTGGCCCGGGACGATCGTCCCCTGGAAGAGGGTTGCGACTGCCCCACCTGCGCGCGGTACTCCCGGGCGTACATAAGGCACCTCTTCACCGCCGGGGAAGCCCTGGGGGGCCGGTTGGTCTCCGCCCACAACGTGCGCTTCCTCACCCGCCTGGCCGAAGACCTGCGCAGGGGCATTCTGGCGGGTGAAGAATCCGGGTTATCCTTCGCCGATGAAAAGGAGGTCTGA
- the queA gene encoding tRNA preQ1(34) S-adenosylmethionine ribosyltransferase-isomerase QueA, with amino-acid sequence MRPEEFDYRLPPELIAQEPIEPRDASRLLVLDRRAEAPGHYRFRDLPRFLRAGDLLVFNDTRVIPARLHARRCDTGGRAEVLLLRPLSPAEGRRQTWEALGRPARRLRAGTHLACEKGGLEVVVTAILPEGLRQVELVWDAGESLARVLEQAGEIPLPPYIHRPLADGERYQTVYARRPGSAAAPTAGLHFTPGLLEDLRAGGVEMCYLTLHVGLGTFRPIRTETVEEASLHAEYYRVEGRAAAAVNAARRRGSRVVAVGTTVVRTLETAATPAGEVRPGEGWTDLFIYPGYRFRVVDALVTNFHLPRSSLLMLVCALAGTDRVLAAYREAVNQRYRFYSFGDAMLIV; translated from the coding sequence ATGAGGCCGGAAGAGTTCGACTACCGCCTGCCGCCGGAACTTATCGCCCAGGAGCCCATCGAGCCCAGGGATGCTTCCCGCCTGCTGGTCCTGGACCGCAGGGCGGAGGCCCCCGGGCACTACCGGTTCCGGGATCTGCCCCGCTTCCTGCGGGCGGGGGACCTGCTGGTGTTCAACGACACCCGGGTGATTCCGGCCCGGCTGCACGCCAGGCGCTGCGACACGGGAGGAAGGGCGGAGGTCCTGCTTCTCCGTCCCCTGTCCCCGGCGGAAGGGAGACGCCAGACGTGGGAAGCCCTGGGGCGGCCCGCCCGGCGCCTGCGGGCCGGTACCCACCTGGCGTGTGAAAAGGGCGGGCTGGAGGTAGTGGTGACGGCGATACTCCCCGAGGGACTGCGCCAGGTGGAACTGGTCTGGGATGCCGGGGAGTCGCTGGCCCGGGTGCTGGAGCAGGCGGGAGAGATCCCCCTGCCCCCTTACATCCACCGTCCCCTGGCCGACGGCGAACGCTATCAGACCGTCTACGCGCGCCGCCCGGGATCGGCGGCAGCCCCCACGGCCGGGCTGCACTTCACCCCCGGGTTGCTGGAGGACCTGCGGGCGGGGGGAGTGGAGATGTGCTACCTGACCCTGCACGTGGGGCTGGGCACCTTCCGCCCCATTCGCACGGAGACGGTGGAGGAAGCCTCGCTTCACGCCGAGTACTACCGGGTGGAGGGGCGGGCGGCCGCCGCCGTCAATGCCGCCCGGCGGCGGGGGAGCCGGGTGGTGGCGGTGGGGACCACCGTGGTGCGCACCCTGGAGACGGCAGCCACTCCCGCGGGCGAGGTGCGACCGGGGGAAGGATGGACCGACCTCTTTATCTACCCCGGGTACCGGTTCCGGGTGGTGGACGCTCTGGTGACCAACTTCCACCTGCCCCGTTCATCGCTGCTCATGCTGGTGTGTGCCCTGGCCGGCACCGACCGCGTCCTGGCTGCGTACCGGGAAGCGGTGAACCAGAGGTATCGTTTCTACAGCTTCGGGGACGCCATGCTCATCGTCTAA
- a CDS encoding SpoIID/LytB domain-containing protein — translation MRRIVAALLVAFVILPVAVVPRALAQDRMSRTVRVALLVAQPQVRVTARGQHELWNLAVRARVDQAGTGAVWEMTPVSQGIKVVLYPVKVAAPPGQQDILGDPQVKGVFSGPLRVKVVGAPPADQASVALGGVPVPLAPGMGLERGPAIPETGFLWCKGYRYRGEIEIYRDGEGLTAVNVLPLEEYLCGVVGIEMSPSWPPEALKAQAVAARTYAVGRLGSSGPGSGYDLLDTPVHQAYRGIAVEDPKSNAAVDATRGLVLTYQGALARTFYHAASGGYTENVENVWVSPVPYLRGVPDFDQDSPWAHWEKDVSLAEVGQAMAAAGHDVGEVYRVEPAGPRGVSGRWTRLAVIGSRGQVVLPASTFYLRVGLRSAKFDMEPREPGMADYVRPAPLKNVVAVLDASGRLTSLDLGKAAVLAGQGVASLKEVLRRAAPAPAVKEEEKPALPEGPTAGSLPPGAPPWLYPPGPPPGTPPAPPAPPAPPAEPELVAFLVGRRLLPARIHFAGSGWGHGVGMSQYGAKALAERGHNYQQILQYYYRGTTLQGTGTVTAQSVPVP, via the coding sequence ATGAGGCGGATCGTGGCAGCTTTGCTGGTAGCATTTGTCATCCTCCCGGTAGCAGTGGTGCCCCGGGCCCTTGCGCAGGATCGCATGTCGCGCACGGTGAGGGTGGCACTGCTGGTAGCCCAGCCCCAGGTAAGGGTTACCGCGCGGGGCCAGCACGAGCTGTGGAACCTGGCCGTCCGCGCCCGGGTGGATCAGGCCGGGACCGGTGCGGTCTGGGAGATGACACCGGTCTCGCAGGGGATCAAGGTGGTACTGTACCCGGTCAAAGTGGCTGCTCCCCCGGGACAGCAGGACATATTGGGCGATCCCCAGGTCAAGGGCGTGTTCTCGGGACCGCTGCGGGTGAAGGTGGTGGGTGCTCCTCCGGCAGACCAGGCCTCGGTGGCCCTGGGCGGAGTCCCGGTTCCCCTTGCCCCCGGCATGGGCCTGGAGAGGGGGCCCGCCATCCCCGAGACGGGTTTCCTGTGGTGCAAGGGTTACCGCTACCGGGGGGAGATCGAGATATACCGGGACGGGGAGGGCCTGACCGCCGTCAACGTCCTGCCCCTGGAGGAGTACCTTTGCGGGGTGGTCGGGATCGAGATGTCTCCTTCCTGGCCACCGGAGGCGCTCAAGGCACAGGCCGTGGCGGCCCGCACCTATGCGGTGGGGCGGCTGGGCTCGAGCGGCCCCGGTTCCGGGTACGACCTGCTGGACACCCCGGTGCACCAGGCCTATCGCGGCATCGCGGTTGAGGACCCGAAGTCTAACGCTGCGGTGGATGCCACCCGGGGCCTGGTGCTGACCTACCAGGGTGCGCTGGCCCGTACCTTCTATCATGCCGCCTCGGGGGGGTATACCGAGAATGTGGAGAATGTCTGGGTGTCTCCCGTCCCCTACTTGCGGGGGGTGCCGGACTTCGACCAGGATTCTCCTTGGGCGCACTGGGAGAAGGATGTGAGCCTGGCCGAGGTCGGTCAGGCCATGGCGGCGGCCGGTCACGACGTGGGCGAGGTATACCGGGTGGAACCGGCCGGCCCCCGCGGTGTATCGGGACGGTGGACCAGGCTGGCGGTGATAGGTTCGCGGGGCCAGGTGGTGCTGCCCGCCAGTACCTTCTACTTGCGGGTCGGGTTGCGAAGTGCCAAGTTCGACATGGAGCCGCGGGAGCCCGGGATGGCCGACTACGTGCGGCCGGCTCCCCTCAAGAATGTGGTGGCGGTGCTGGATGCCTCCGGCCGGCTGACTTCTCTCGACCTGGGGAAGGCGGCCGTGCTCGCGGGGCAGGGCGTGGCATCGCTGAAGGAAGTCCTGCGCCGGGCCGCCCCTGCCCCGGCGGTCAAGGAAGAGGAGAAACCCGCCCTGCCCGAGGGTCCCACCGCGGGCAGCCTTCCCCCCGGGGCACCTCCCTGGCTTTATCCGCCTGGCCCGCCTCCGGGTACCCCGCCGGCGCCGCCCGCTCCGCCGGCGCCGCCCGCAGAGCCCGAACTGGTGGCGTTTCTGGTGGGAAGGCGACTCCTGCCCGCCCGCATTCACTTCGCGGGTTCGGGCTGGGGTCACGGCGTGGGCATGTCCCAATACGGGGCCAAGGCGCTGGCGGAGCGTGGGCATAACTACCAGCAGATCCTGCAGTACTACTACCGGGGTACCACTTTGCAGGGCACGGGGACCGTGACCGCGCAGTCCGTGCCTGTCCCCTGA
- a CDS encoding 2-hydroxyacyl-CoA dehydratase family protein produces the protein MQRHLPGAGRGEQVDRGEFGYLCIYFPVEVVMAAGYRPVRLLPAAPAPSGGMLPPFLCAPVRAYLASALAGEYRHVAGVGITHACDAMQCLAQAWRVLVNEPPLFLLMFPTRRDNAALGRLAAELRDLGARLPVPVRESALIEAIAEARARRRRVQEVLRRRGDLQPEAVWRVLSQPWTAAGVDAGGGAGGGALAAAETGSGSVARIVLSGSVLSSPRLLEMVSEAGGTVVGDDLCSGERGLGAPLPAPPDGGTAPHDGESAVQGHALGDPWGVLARQYLDMPPCPCRHPSPAERVRHLLELVAARRARGVILLREKFCDPHRWEDHAIMGELRQRGIAVLELETEAGAVAGERDLTRLQAFLETLEAGPGARGEW, from the coding sequence ATGCAGCGGCATCTTCCGGGCGCGGGGAGGGGAGAGCAGGTGGACCGGGGCGAGTTCGGGTACCTGTGCATCTATTTCCCCGTCGAAGTGGTGATGGCCGCCGGTTATCGGCCGGTGCGCCTGTTGCCCGCCGCTCCTGCGCCCTCTGGAGGGATGCTCCCTCCCTTCCTGTGTGCACCCGTACGAGCCTACCTGGCGTCCGCCCTGGCCGGGGAATACCGCCACGTGGCGGGGGTGGGCATCACCCACGCCTGCGATGCGATGCAGTGCCTGGCTCAGGCCTGGCGTGTACTGGTGAACGAGCCGCCGCTATTCCTCCTCATGTTTCCCACCCGGCGGGACAACGCTGCTCTGGGTCGCCTGGCGGCAGAGCTGCGGGATCTCGGCGCCCGGCTTCCCGTGCCGGTCAGGGAATCCGCCCTCATCGAGGCCATAGCTGAGGCCCGGGCCCGGAGACGGCGGGTGCAGGAAGTACTGCGGCGGCGGGGCGACCTGCAGCCGGAAGCAGTTTGGCGCGTGCTCTCCCAACCCTGGACCGCTGCGGGGGTGGACGCGGGAGGCGGCGCGGGGGGCGGCGCGCTGGCGGCGGCGGAGACGGGAAGTGGCAGCGTGGCTCGGATCGTGCTGTCGGGGAGCGTCCTCTCTTCGCCCCGCTTGCTGGAGATGGTGAGCGAGGCGGGAGGAACGGTGGTGGGGGACGACCTCTGCTCGGGAGAGCGCGGGCTGGGGGCCCCGCTACCGGCGCCCCCGGACGGAGGAACGGCTCCTCACGACGGCGAATCCGCCGTCCAGGGACACGCGCTGGGGGATCCGTGGGGGGTGCTGGCACGCCAGTATCTGGACATGCCGCCCTGTCCCTGCCGCCATCCTTCCCCGGCTGAGAGGGTGCGACACCTCCTGGAGCTGGTTGCAGCCCGCCGCGCCCGGGGTGTGATCCTGTTGCGGGAGAAGTTCTGCGACCCCCACCGCTGGGAAGATCACGCGATCATGGGCGAGTTGCGCCAACGGGGTATTGCCGTCCTCGAACTGGAAACCGAGGCGGGTGCCGTGGCCGGGGAAAGAGACCTCACACGCCTGCAGGCCTTCCTTGAGACCCTGGAGGCGGGACCCGGCGCCCGGGGGGAGTGGTGA
- a CDS encoding 2-hydroxyacyl-CoA dehydratase family protein produces the protein MRTVDVPRLRCLPAMNRILTRHYLGARYRMLLHPLDRPPVAWVTSGAPVELLRAMGVVCLYPENYAAVVAARKQGATFCQVAEDGGYSRDLCSYARIHLGSVLEPRRAPLGGLPRPDLLLACNNICGTVVKWYQELSRLLGVPLFLLDAPFLYGDEEAAAIDCVRVQLDEMVGWLERVTRRRLDPGRLHHTVALAARTTALWEEIRQLGRHRPSPLNVPDLFVTMGPVVTVRGTPQAAAFYRTLLGELQGRVRQGVAAVPGEKLRLLWDNIAIWYRLYRFFRPFVERGACFVVDTYTAGWSMRPEGDDPLEALARAYTTVFLNQGVGARARQIAQMVETYRVDGVVMHHNRSCKPYSGIQPVLARMLTDRGIPVLLVEADMADPRVYGEETTRNRVEAFLERLSG, from the coding sequence GTGAGGACCGTGGACGTGCCCCGCCTGCGCTGCCTTCCCGCCATGAACCGCATCCTCACCCGCCATTACCTGGGGGCGCGGTACCGCATGCTGCTCCATCCCCTGGACCGCCCGCCCGTAGCCTGGGTTACCAGCGGAGCCCCGGTTGAGCTACTGCGCGCCATGGGGGTCGTGTGCCTTTACCCGGAGAACTACGCCGCCGTGGTGGCCGCGCGCAAACAGGGGGCCACCTTCTGCCAGGTGGCGGAGGATGGCGGCTACTCCCGAGACCTGTGCTCCTATGCCCGCATCCACCTGGGGTCGGTGCTGGAGCCTCGCCGGGCTCCCCTGGGGGGCCTCCCACGGCCGGACCTATTGCTGGCGTGCAACAACATCTGCGGTACGGTGGTGAAGTGGTATCAGGAACTGAGTCGCCTGCTGGGCGTGCCTCTCTTCCTGCTGGACGCCCCGTTCCTCTACGGCGATGAAGAGGCGGCAGCGATAGATTGTGTCCGGGTCCAACTGGACGAAATGGTGGGGTGGCTGGAGAGGGTGACTCGCCGCCGCCTCGACCCCGGGCGGTTGCACCACACGGTGGCACTGGCCGCCCGCACTACTGCCCTGTGGGAGGAGATTCGTCAGCTGGGCCGCCACCGCCCCTCGCCCCTTAACGTCCCCGACCTCTTCGTCACCATGGGCCCGGTGGTGACGGTAAGGGGGACCCCTCAGGCAGCAGCATTCTACCGCACGCTGCTTGGCGAGCTGCAGGGCCGCGTGCGGCAGGGGGTAGCCGCGGTGCCCGGGGAGAAGCTGCGTTTGCTGTGGGACAACATCGCCATCTGGTACCGCCTGTACCGCTTCTTCCGCCCTTTTGTGGAGCGGGGGGCCTGTTTCGTGGTGGATACCTATACGGCGGGCTGGAGCATGCGCCCGGAAGGCGATGACCCCCTCGAGGCCCTGGCCCGCGCGTATACCACGGTGTTCCTCAATCAGGGAGTAGGGGCCCGGGCCCGGCAGATCGCACAGATGGTGGAAACCTACCGGGTGGACGGGGTGGTCATGCACCACAACCGGTCGTGCAAACCTTATTCCGGCATCCAGCCGGTACTGGCCCGCATGCTCACGGACCGGGGCATCCCGGTCCTCCTGGTGGAGGCCGACATGGCCGACCCCCGGGTCTACGGTGAAGAAACCACCCGTAACCGCGTGGAGGCTTTCCTGGAGAGGCTCAGTGGATGA
- a CDS encoding L,D-transpeptidase → MPRQSISAWLALVLLAAWLAWAVAGGPVFSPLNGREAPPAVNGHGPAPGAGSGSDAGTEGGCEGGRETGEEVPPAPVAVTKEGWGVVVDVAAQKVYVYRDGKPARAMVCSTGTPDKPTPLGEFRIENRGTWFFSEKYKQGGKWWVSFHNWGEYLFHSVPMDREGRILEEEAGRLGQPASHGCVRLSLKDAEWFYLNIPPGTPVIIH, encoded by the coding sequence GTGCCAAGACAATCGATCTCAGCGTGGCTGGCGCTCGTGCTCCTGGCCGCCTGGCTGGCCTGGGCGGTCGCGGGCGGTCCGGTTTTTTCCCCTCTGAACGGACGGGAGGCTCCTCCGGCCGTGAACGGGCACGGGCCGGCCCCAGGGGCAGGTTCCGGGAGTGATGCCGGTACCGAGGGCGGCTGTGAGGGTGGCCGCGAGACGGGAGAAGAAGTGCCCCCCGCACCCGTTGCCGTGACCAAAGAGGGGTGGGGGGTGGTGGTGGATGTGGCCGCCCAGAAGGTGTACGTCTACCGGGACGGGAAACCGGCCCGCGCCATGGTGTGTTCCACCGGTACGCCGGACAAGCCCACCCCCCTGGGCGAGTTCAGGATCGAGAACCGGGGCACCTGGTTCTTCAGTGAGAAATACAAGCAGGGTGGGAAGTGGTGGGTTTCCTTCCACAACTGGGGGGAGTATCTGTTTCACTCCGTGCCCATGGACCGGGAGGGACGCATCCTGGAAGAAGAGGCAGGGCGGCTGGGCCAGCCGGCCTCGCACGGCTGCGTGCGCCTTTCTCTGAAGGACGCCGAGTGGTTTTACCTCAACATACCGCCGGGCACACCGGTGATCATCCACTGA